The region CGGTGGCGCGCAGGAAGAGCGGCACGTGCCCGAGCGACAGCGACTCCCGCCCGCGTGCGTCCACGGCCGTGAGCCCCGCGGAGGCGATCGCCTTCTGCCGCGCGTCCCACAGGTGCCAGCGCGCGAGGATGGCTCGCAGCTCGCCGTCGCCCATCATCGCGGCCAGGGCGCCGTCCACCGCGGTGAGCAGCGCCGGCGCATCGGGGCGGACGGCGATCGCGTAGGTGCCCTCCCCCACCGTCGCGGCGGCGCGCAGCGTCGGACGGGGGAGCCCGTAGCGCGCCGCGATGATGTTGTCGAGGAGCACGCCGTCGAGCCGGCCGCGCTCGAGGTCGAGGTACGGCTCCTCGACGCCTTCATACAGCACCAGCTCCACGCCGGGCGCCCGGCGCACGAGGTCGTAGGCGAGCGAGCCCTCGAGCGTCCCGACCCGCCGGCCGCGGAGGTCCTCGAGGCCGCGCGCGCCGCTGGCGTCGCCGCGGCGCACGACGAGCGTCTCCGCGAAGGCGTAGTACGGCCGCGTGAAGGCGACGCGCGCCCGGCGCGCCGGCGTCACCTCGATGCCGTTCAGCGCCACGTCGAAATCGCCGCGCTCGAGGGATGGGATCAGCGTCTGCCAGTCGTTCTGCACGAACTCGGCCGCCAGGCCGAGGCGGCGCGCCAGGGCGCCGGCGATCTCCACCTCGAAGCCGCTCAGCCCCGAGGGACTCCCGGGGTCCTGGAAGACGTACGGCTCCCCGCCCTGCATGTCACCGCCCCAGCGGAGGGTGCCGCGTGCCCGCATGGCGGCAACCCGGTCCTCGACCTGCGGCCGGGTGCAGCCGCAGATCAGGGCCAGGAAGATCAGCGCCGGCACCGTGCGCTTCGTGACTCTTCGTTTAGCGAAGGGCAGCCGCGCGGGCAAGGATTTCCGTCCCCGACGCGACGGCTCCGTACACTCATGCTATGTAGCGGCCCATGCGAAGGCACTCGATCGTCCTCGCCCTTCTCCTGGCCGCCGGGCTCGGCGGCCCACCCGCGCGGGCCGGCGACGCGACCGGCGCCTTCGCGCCGTACGAGGACCTGCTCGAGGTCCTCGGCGACCTCACCTGGCACCTCCGCGACGACCTCTACCGCTTCCCGCCTCCGAAGGACCCCACCGGCCACGACCTCTACCGTCTCGCGCTCAGCCGCCTCGAGAACTGGGAGAAGCGGTACCCGGGACGGCTCCGGGACGTCGTCGGCTACGCCCGCGCCGAGGCGCTCGAGCGTCTCGGCGAGTACGCGAAGGCGGCGGACGGCTACGGGCGGGTGGTGGCCGAAGGCTCACCGCTCGCCGACCAGGCGCGGACGGCGCGCGAGCGCGCCGCCAGCTTTGCCGAAGCCGCCGCCCTGCCCGAGGACGGGCCCGACGTCGACGCGACGCTCGCCGCCCTGCGCCGGAAGCTCGACGCGTGGGGACGGCTGGTCGAGCGCTGGACCGGCACGCCCTACGAAACACCGGCGCTGGTCGAGGAGGAGCGTCTCGAGCGCGCCGCCGCCGGCGTCGTCGTCCGCAACCGGACCATCGTGCAGGACGGCACCCTGACCGCCGAGCGCGCCCTGCGCTTCCTCGTCCAGAAGCACGCCGACAGCCGCAACCTCCCGGACCACATCCTGCGGCTCGGCGACCTCTATGCCGACGTCGCCCGCGACTACGTCGAGCAGCACGAGCGCCCGCTCGCCTTCGAGGAGGACGAGTTCGTCCAGCGGGCCGACCGCGCCCTCGAGATGTACCGCAAGGTCGCCACCTGGGACGGCGCCCGCGAGAAGCCCGAGGCGCAGGGCCGCTTCGCGGCCTTCGACGCCTACAAGACGTCCGTGCTGGCGCGCTACCGCTGATGCTCGCGGCGCTCCTGCTCGTGCTCCTGGCGCTCCCCGCGCGCGCCGACGACCTGGTCGGCGAGGCCGTGTCGGCCGACGCCGCCATCGAGGAGCGCGTCCGCCTCGTCCTCGCGCACCGGCTGGAGGGCAGCTTCGACGTCCTGGCGGCCGACGTCACGGCGCTCGCCGCCCTCGACGAGGAGCGCGAGGCGAAGGGCCTTCCGCCGACGGGCCTCACCGACGACGTCCGCTACGTCGCAGCCGGTCTCGCGGCCACCCGCGACGCCCAGCGCGAGGCGCTCCGCGCCCTCCTCGACGCGCATCCCGACCCGGTCGTGCGCAAGTGCGCCGAGCGCCGGCTCGAGGCCGACGAGGCGGCACGCGCGGACCAGCTCCTCGCCGACGACCGGCACAACCGCCGCGCCGGCGTCGTCAACGACTTCGTTCGCCCGCTCGGCGTCTTCTCGGGCGGCGTTTTGCTGGCCGCGCTGAATCCCTTCCTCCTGGCCGGGAGCGCCATCGACAGCGTCGCCACCACCGCCGCGAACCTCTGGCACTACGGCCGTCTCTCGCGGCAGGAGCGCGAGGCGCTGGTCCATTACCGGACGCTCCTCGAGCGCGAACCCCGGACGAGCGACGCGCCCGAGATCGCACGCGCCATCCGGCGGCTCGGGACCAAGCGCGCCGCCGCGCTGTGCGAGGAGACCGTCGCCGCCGGCAAGCACGCGATCGAGGCCGACGATCTCGACCATGCCGCCTTCTACCTCGTCGACGCGCATCACCTCGAGGGCTGCGCCGGCAAGGCGGAACGCCTCCTCGCGCGCACCGACGAGGCGCGCGCGCGGCGCGCCGCCCGCGACGAGGCCCGGCGCTGGCCGCTCGACGACGCGCCCTTCCCGCGGGTCGTCGAGCTCGACGACTACCGGGCGCTGCTGGTCGCGACGGCGGCCGGGGTGCCGAGCAGCATGATCGCCGCCGCCAGCCGCTTCATCGAACGGCACGAGGGAAGCCGGTTCGCGTCCTCGGCGCGCTACGCGCTGGCGATCGGACGCGACCTCGCGGGTCATCACGAGGCGGCGCGCGATGCGCTCGCCGACGTGGCGCGCGATCACCGCTCGTCGGTCGGCCGCCACGTCGCGAACCTGCTCGCGAGCCCCGATTTCAACCGCCTCGCCGCCATCGACGAGGCCGAGCGCCGCCACCGGCGCGAGACCTTGCGCTACGTATTCCTCGGCGGGCGCCTGGACGGCCGGACCGCCGTCTACAGCGCGGCCCAGCTCGGCGCGACCGGCGTGCAGGCGGCCGAGTCAATCGGCATGTTCAACGTGATTGGCGTGCTCACGCGGGGCTGGCAGGCGTGGCGGCACGACCCCGTGTCGAACCAGGGGATCATCGACCGCGGCGAGGAGCTCCTCGCGCGCGAGCCGAATTCGCCCGAAGCCGCCAACGTGCATGCGCGGCTCGCCGACGCCTACGAGCGCGCGGGCAACTACGGGCGCGCCCTGATGCACTACCAGGCCACGCCGGGCCCGAATCCGAAGCGCGTCGCCGCGCTCGAGGACAAGCTCGCGGACCGCATGCTCGAGGACGCGGGCCGCACGGGGCCGGGCGACCGGACGCTGCTCGAGGCGATCGTTCGCCACCTCGGCGAGACCAAGGCGGCGGACAAGGCGCGCAAGCGGCTCCGCGACCTGCCCGGCACGGGGGAGACGGTCCTCGCGCGCGACGTCCTCGAGGCCAACCCCGCGCTCCTCGGCCCCGAGGGCCTCGACCTCGACCCGCGACTCCTGGACGGTGACCGTGCGAACGGCGAGCTCGCCGACGCCGGCGTGACGCTTGCGGCGGGCGAGATGCGTCTCACGCTCTACAACGCGCCGGGCCCTGGCCAGCACGTGGAGACGCGTCCCGTCTCCTCCGAAGTCTTTGCCCGCGCGCGCGCCGCGGCCGAGGAGGCGCTCTACGCGCGCCTCCTGACGGCCGACCGCCGCGACGCGGACACCGGTCGCTACGAGCGCTACATCCCCTTCTTCGTCCAGGGCTCGCTCGGCGACGACGGGGTCGCGGTGTACCCGGGCGTGAAGATGCGCCGTGACCGATCGGAGGACCGGGAGCTGTACGAGTAGACGGAGGCCGAGGCCCCAACCGCAACGGTTGAGCGCATCCGGAAATGTGGCTATAGTTCTGGCCACAATAAGGAGGCTCGCATGCGCTTCGCGAGCGTAGCGGAAGTCAAGAACCACCTGTCCGCCTATCTGGCCCGTGCACGGAAGAAGAGGGAGCCGATCGTGGTCACGCATCACGGAAGGCCCTACGCGCTGATCCAGCCGATTTCGGAGCGGGATCTCGAGCGGCTCGAGTGGGATCGTCTCGCGAGGCAGCGCCTGGAGGCGGCGTGGGAAGGGGACGACGATGCCCTCTACGACTACCTATAGCCGCGGTCAGGTGGCGGTCGTCGAGGTCGGCTTCTCCGAAGGTACGGGATCGAAGCCTCGTCCCGCGGTGGTGGTGAGCACCGAGAAGTTCCACCGTTCGCTCCCCGACATCATCGTGTGCCCGATCAGCAGCCAGCCCCGATACTACCGCCGCCCGGGACCGGGCGACCGGCCTCTCCGTTCATGGCGGACAGTCGGGCTCCGTCATCCCAGCACCGTCCGTGTCTCGAAGCTCCTCTCCGTCGACAAGACCATCGTCAAGCGGGTGATCGGCGATCTCGTGCCTGACGATCTTGCGGGTGTTGAAACGATCCTTCGGCAGGCGCTTGCGCTGGCGTAGACGAACGTCGGTCTGCCGGCTTCACGCCTCTGCGGCGCGTGCGATTTTTCCTTGACCACGCGCCGGGAGTGAGCGTAGCCCCCAGGAGCCGGCGCACCGCTCGCCTCCCCCTCGAAGTACGCGAGCAACGCATGCGAGTCGAGGACGAAGCCGCCACGCAGCCTAGCGGCGTCGCTCACGGCGTCGTTCCCGCCGGAGGGCCGTGGTGCTCGACCCGCCGGGGAAGCGCCTGAGCACGCCGAAGGAGTCCTCGGCTCGCCCGCGGCCGATCGGACGCACGACGATGCATCCATCTCCCTCTTCGACACTCACCTTGGTTCCGGC is a window of Deltaproteobacteria bacterium DNA encoding:
- a CDS encoding ABC transporter permease subunit (The N-terminal region of this protein, as described by TIGR01726, is a three transmembrane segment that identifies a subfamily of ABC transporter permease subunits, which specificities that include histidine, arginine, glutamine, glutamate, L-cystine (sic), the opines (in Agrobacterium) octopine and nopaline, etc.), which codes for MRARGTLRWGGDMQGGEPYVFQDPGSPSGLSGFEVEIAGALARRLGLAAEFVQNDWQTLIPSLERGDFDVALNGIEVTPARRARVAFTRPYYAFAETLVVRRGDASGARGLEDLRGRRVGTLEGSLAYDLVRRAPGVELVLYEGVEEPYLDLERGRLDGVLLDNIIAARYGLPRPTLRAAATVGEGTYAIAVRPDAPALLTAVDGALAAMMGDGELRAILARWHLWDARQKAIASAGLTAVDARGRESLSLGHVPLFLRATGFTIVISVLAMALAVAGGLVLSVARRYGGRALRAAGGTYVELFRGTPVLLQLYVLYYGLAPILPLTAFSAAVVGLGLNYAAYEAELYRAGLEAVPAGQSEAAAALGMSRWLTLRRIVLPQALRVALPGIANDFIALLKDSSLVSVITVVELTKQMTITAVDVRGWLAPGLLCAALYLALSYPLSRLARRLERRLAPAPA
- a CDS encoding AbrB/MazE/SpoVT family DNA-binding domain-containing protein; the protein is MMLQRNRKRSMSVSTATPKGQIVIPVELRRRFKIEAGTKVSVEEGDGCIVVRPIGRGRAEDSFGVLRRFPGGSSTTALRRERRRERRR
- a CDS encoding type II toxin-antitoxin system Phd/YefM family antitoxin; translated protein: MRFASVAEVKNHLSAYLARARKKREPIVVTHHGRPYALIQPISERDLERLEWDRLARQRLEAAWEGDDDALYDYL
- a CDS encoding type II toxin-antitoxin system PemK/MazF family toxin gives rise to the protein MPSTTTYSRGQVAVVEVGFSEGTGSKPRPAVVVSTEKFHRSLPDIIVCPISSQPRYYRRPGPGDRPLRSWRTVGLRHPSTVRVSKLLSVDKTIVKRVIGDLVPDDLAGVETILRQALALA